A genomic window from Hypomesus transpacificus isolate Combined female chromosome 15, fHypTra1, whole genome shotgun sequence includes:
- the LOC124478373 gene encoding uncharacterized protein LOC124478373 has protein sequence MEGSKLALYVFLLVLSFRKAHLSANVTTPMNKTEAPESSSTSAQYETLPSTDTPTNVTGPGCLIEPHIGIIAVASAGGLILCLLVSTLVLACQVCRLQRRVQAPRPSRSNADLVSDAGYWGRDFEEEGGVEGPCDTSVMLQEVKEDRKTVEEEKNERENKEDEGEARPATKITNVDSGHGEMAMQMQSSSSRNSCLEVPENLEDMPLVV, from the coding sequence TTGGTACTAAGCTTCCGCAAAGCCCACTTGTCAGCAAACGTTACCACACCAATGAACAAAACGGAAGCACCAGAAAGTTCTTCTACATCAGCCCAGTACGAAACCCTGCCATCAACAGACACCCCGACTAATGTCACCGGCCCAGGCTGCTTGATCGAACCCCATATTGGTATCATTGCTGTGGCCTCAGCTGGAGGTCTGATCCTCTGCTTGCTGGTCTCTACTCTGGTGCTAGCCTGCCAGGTGTGCCGTCTGCAGAGACGAGTGCAAGCTCCGCGGCCGTCACGCAGCAATGCTGACCTGGTGAGCGATGCGGGCTACTGGGGCAGGGATtttgaagaggaggggggggtagaggggcccTGCGACACCAGCGTCATGTTGCAGGAGGTGAAAGAGGACAGAAAGACggtggaggaagaaaaaaacgagagagaaaataaagagGACGAGGGAGAGGCAAGGCCAGCCACTAAGATAACAAATGTGGATTCTGGACATGGGGAAATGGCTATGCAGATGCAGAGCTCCAGCTCTAGGAATTCTTGTTTGGAGGTCCCTGAAAATCTGGAGGACATGCCGCTAGTGGTGTGA
- the LOC124478371 gene encoding protein EVI2B, whose translation MEGLHLAFVLVLWMLPLGLNATVTPEQLTHSTSSRNDEVILTDQTKSFTLDQQNHTLKSSQNPEATIELSTQTWISDNHSRPLIQTRPGTTIPGMESYFNISTKTIQPNTTKDQSGVTSVVVVRGQDLKRDSSTTATEDPFSYTPSQVSILEMTTTSTKSIDEQPTDQPAATTSDSTDPGSTVMSETNPTTPTTVSKAVDMTTSTKGLITQVVNTDMTVIVSTTTAVTTKREPIDRPTKATNQKKPKEAGKHGTVVAVLIGGSIIIMMLGFVVIFIRKRRRQRKQMMNTEWAGPSPFLDGVVDDDDNGQVHLRGSQRISLAGFLPQRLSTRLSLLREKNTDYNMEDIPQSTFGRELSAGQVEPSNETNLGAKEIKDQESPISISPTIPSTDHDSDPKTPATTEDTASNSDHLVVHPLSPPKDSLPLMDVDLSPHPDAIPSVPNTAGAIVPPAPPLLMSTYELS comes from the coding sequence ATGGAAGGATTGCACTTAGCCTTTGTTCTGGTTCTGTGGATGCTGCCCCTGGGATTGAATGCCACTGTGACACCTGAACAGCTCACCCACTCCACCAGTTCAAGGAATGATGAAGTCATTTTAACTGACCAGACCAAATCCTTTACACTGGACCAACAAAACCACACCCTGAAATCCAGCCAAAACCCTGAAGCTACAATAGAACTGTCAACTCAAACTTGGATCTCTGACAACCATTCAAGGCCACTCATTCAAACCAGACCAGGAACAACCATTCCAGGGATGGAATCATACTTCAACATCTCCACAAAGACAATCCAACCCAACACAACCAAAGACCAATCAGGAGTGACATCAGTTGTGGTTGTGCGAGGACAAGACTTGAAGAGAGATTCAAGTACAACAGCCACTGAAGATCCTTTCTCATACACCCCATCACAAGTTTCAATCCTGGAAATGACGACCACCTCGACAAAATCCATTGATGAACAACCAACAGACCAGCCTGCTGCTACAACCTCAGACTCGACTGACCCTGGTTCAACCGTCATGTCTGAAACAAACCCTACAACACCAACCACAGTGAGTAAGGCTGTTGACATGACTACCAGCACCAAGGGCCTCATCACTCAAGTGGTCAACACTGATATGACAGTAATTGTTTCCACTACCACTGCAGTCACAACAAAAAGAGAACCAATTGATCGACCAACAAAGgcaacaaatcagaaaaaacCCAAAGAGGCGGGTAAGCATGGCACAGTGGTGGCGGTACTGATCGGGGGATCAATAATAATTATGATGCTCGGTTTTGTCGTAATTTTCATAAGGAAACGAAGGCGACAGAGAAAACAGATGATGAACACAGAATGGGCTGGCCCCTCCCCTTTTCTGGACGGTGTAGTTGATGATGACGACAACGGACAAGTCCACTTAAGAGGATCACAGCGTATTTCTTTAGCGGGATTCCTGCCTCAGAGGTTGTCCACGAGGCTGTCTTTGCTTCGGGAGAAAAATACAGACTACAACATGGAGGATATTCCACAAAGTACATTTGGAAGGGAGTTAAGTGCTGGACAGGTGGAACCAAGCAATGAGACCAATTTGGGAGCAAAAGAAATCAAGGATCAGGAATCTCCAATTTCAATCTCTCCAACGATCCCATCAACCGACCATGATAGTGATCCCAAGACACCTGCTACCACTGAAGACACAGCCTCAAATTCAGACCACTTAGTTGTTCACCCTCTTTCACCACCTAAAGACTCTCTACCTTTGATGGACGTTGACCTGAGTCCCCATCCTGATGCCATCCCCAGTGTACCAAACACGGCTGGTGCCATTgttccccctgctccccctttACTCATGTCCACATATGAACTATCATGA
- the omgb gene encoding oligodendrocyte-myelin glycoprotein isoform X1, whose product MERIRALAMPPLNCAPLAGLLLLILSGFLGGWVLSICPSVCSCSRGHRVVDCSFRGLTQLPPGLQHNIRFLNLSHNSLPGLGDQLSHYAHLRTLDVSYNQMGRLPSSLPRALWDIRAAGNQLRSLEKNDTAYHWNLRVLDLSANELERVVFINNTLPSLHALNLSHNRFWTVPTNMPHNLESVDLSHNYLVQILPGSLDRLPRLSRFYLHANRFSWVAEGVLDRLIGLELLTLGDNPWACEEEENITKLLGWAEHTRAIVLGCPCYTRPTCGQAHMVTPGGEWHFASYTEPPLGADVRDFSRDDSPVRAAVVTSGYLAKSALLETGMFGGGRGGANGSGDQTLDWTSTSSYWVSTRTSTTGRPRSATKKSNMGSARSEGFGLHYQIPRLVTFNLLLAVAALKAV is encoded by the exons ATGGAAAGGATCAG AGCCCTCGCCATGCCCCCCCTCAACTGTGCCCCACTGGCTGGCCTGCTCCTGCTGATTCTTTCTGGGTTCCTAGGGGGCTGGGTCCTGTCCATCTGCCCCTCTGTGTGCTCCTGCAGCCGGGGACACCGTGTGGTGGACTGCTCCTTCCGAGGTCTGACCCAGCTTCCTCCCGGTCTGCAGCACAACATCCGCTTCCTCAACCTCTCCCACAACAG CCTACCCGGTCTTGGGGACCAATTAAGCCACTATGCCCACCTTCGTACCCTGGATGTGTCCTACAATCAAATGGGccgcctgccctcctccctgcctcggGCCCTTTGGGACATCCGCGCAGCAGGGAACCAGCTCCGATCCCTTGAAAAGAATGACACCGCCTACCACTGGAACCTGAGGGTTCTGGATCTGTCTGCCAACGAGTTGGAAAGGGTGGTCTTCATCAACAACACCCTGCCAAGTCTTCACGCGCTCAACTTGAGTCACAATCGGTTTTGGACAGTCCCCACAAATATGCCTCACAATCTGGAGAGTGTGGATTTGTCCCACAACTACCTGGTTCAGATCTTGCCGGGCTCGTTGGACCGTTTGCCCAGGTTGAGCCGGTTCTACCTGCATGCCAACCGCTTCTCCTGGGTGGCAGAGGGGGTTTTGGATCGGCTAATTGGCCTTGAGTTGCTGACACTAGGGGATAATCCTTGGGcttgtgaggaagaggagaacatTACTAAGCTCTTGGGCTGGGCTGAGCACACCCGTGCCATTGTTTTGGGCTGTCCTTGCTACACTAGGCCGACCTGCGGACAGGCCCACATGGTGACTCCCGGGGGGGAGTGGCACTTTGCCTCTTACACGGAGCCCCCTTTGGGAGCTGATGTGCGGGATTTCAGCCGCGATGATTCCCCTGTCAGGGCTGCAGTGGTCACCTCTGGGTACCTGGCCAAGTCGGCGCTGTTAGAAACTGGaatgtttgggggggggagagggggcgcaAACGGTTCAGGGGACCAGACGTTGGATTGGACTTCAACATCTTCCTATTGGGTCTCCACACGCACAAGCACAACAGGGCGCCCACGTTCTGCCACCAAAAAGTCAAACATGGGAAGCGCTAGGAGTGAAGGATTTGGACTACATTACCAGATTCCACGTTTGGTAACCTTCAACCTTTTACTTGCAGTGGCTGCCTTGAAAGCCGTCTAA
- the omgb gene encoding oligodendrocyte-myelin glycoprotein isoform X2: MPPLNCAPLAGLLLLILSGFLGGWVLSICPSVCSCSRGHRVVDCSFRGLTQLPPGLQHNIRFLNLSHNSLPGLGDQLSHYAHLRTLDVSYNQMGRLPSSLPRALWDIRAAGNQLRSLEKNDTAYHWNLRVLDLSANELERVVFINNTLPSLHALNLSHNRFWTVPTNMPHNLESVDLSHNYLVQILPGSLDRLPRLSRFYLHANRFSWVAEGVLDRLIGLELLTLGDNPWACEEEENITKLLGWAEHTRAIVLGCPCYTRPTCGQAHMVTPGGEWHFASYTEPPLGADVRDFSRDDSPVRAAVVTSGYLAKSALLETGMFGGGRGGANGSGDQTLDWTSTSSYWVSTRTSTTGRPRSATKKSNMGSARSEGFGLHYQIPRLVTFNLLLAVAALKAV, encoded by the exons ATGCCCCCCCTCAACTGTGCCCCACTGGCTGGCCTGCTCCTGCTGATTCTTTCTGGGTTCCTAGGGGGCTGGGTCCTGTCCATCTGCCCCTCTGTGTGCTCCTGCAGCCGGGGACACCGTGTGGTGGACTGCTCCTTCCGAGGTCTGACCCAGCTTCCTCCCGGTCTGCAGCACAACATCCGCTTCCTCAACCTCTCCCACAACAG CCTACCCGGTCTTGGGGACCAATTAAGCCACTATGCCCACCTTCGTACCCTGGATGTGTCCTACAATCAAATGGGccgcctgccctcctccctgcctcggGCCCTTTGGGACATCCGCGCAGCAGGGAACCAGCTCCGATCCCTTGAAAAGAATGACACCGCCTACCACTGGAACCTGAGGGTTCTGGATCTGTCTGCCAACGAGTTGGAAAGGGTGGTCTTCATCAACAACACCCTGCCAAGTCTTCACGCGCTCAACTTGAGTCACAATCGGTTTTGGACAGTCCCCACAAATATGCCTCACAATCTGGAGAGTGTGGATTTGTCCCACAACTACCTGGTTCAGATCTTGCCGGGCTCGTTGGACCGTTTGCCCAGGTTGAGCCGGTTCTACCTGCATGCCAACCGCTTCTCCTGGGTGGCAGAGGGGGTTTTGGATCGGCTAATTGGCCTTGAGTTGCTGACACTAGGGGATAATCCTTGGGcttgtgaggaagaggagaacatTACTAAGCTCTTGGGCTGGGCTGAGCACACCCGTGCCATTGTTTTGGGCTGTCCTTGCTACACTAGGCCGACCTGCGGACAGGCCCACATGGTGACTCCCGGGGGGGAGTGGCACTTTGCCTCTTACACGGAGCCCCCTTTGGGAGCTGATGTGCGGGATTTCAGCCGCGATGATTCCCCTGTCAGGGCTGCAGTGGTCACCTCTGGGTACCTGGCCAAGTCGGCGCTGTTAGAAACTGGaatgtttgggggggggagagggggcgcaAACGGTTCAGGGGACCAGACGTTGGATTGGACTTCAACATCTTCCTATTGGGTCTCCACACGCACAAGCACAACAGGGCGCCCACGTTCTGCCACCAAAAAGTCAAACATGGGAAGCGCTAGGAGTGAAGGATTTGGACTACATTACCAGATTCCACGTTTGGTAACCTTCAACCTTTTACTTGCAGTGGCTGCCTTGAAAGCCGTCTAA